The nucleotide sequence TTGCTATTGCCAGCTCCTTTCCCTTGTGTAGGAAATTACATGCTGAGAGTAGGGCCAACGTGCCTTCGCTCACCATGCAGGTGATGAATGGTGTGTGGTTGAAGGGTCGAGCCGGCAATGCGAGGAGACGAATCTGAGCTTCTACTGATCTCAGGACACGTATTGTGTGTACGTTGATTAGATCCGGTGTGGGGGAATCGGCAGGAGGATCCCGGGCACAGCTCGAGACACTCTCGATGGCGTTGAATCTGAGGTCTGATAGAGGTCTGTGTAGGCCGATAGTTGCACTGAAAAGGTCAATCCTCAGTACCTATATGCACCTTTGAAGGCGTCTACAGCAGAGTTATGATGGGAGACTTACACATGGATCACCAGATGCGCTTGGAACATGAGCTCATCAATGAGGCCTGTCTTGGAAATGACTTGCTTGTCATCTTTGGGCAGTAGAAGAAGCCATGCATCAACCACAGAGTCGGCAGCCTCAATGACCTGTGTTGAGGCTTCCTTGACAGCAACTTTTGGTGCTATCGAGATTGCCAATGCTGCACATCGTACGGCGCCAATGAGATACGCGAAAGAAGAGAATGACGTGTCGTCGGAAGCGAACTCACGACACTCGAACTCTTCCAAGGTCTTGGGTTCGGGGATCTCCTGTCCAAGTCTCAGCAAGAGCTGCAAGAAAGACGATGGTATCTATAACTCACCCCTGATTCGTACTCGGACTCTTCACAAGGCAGTTCAACAGTAGCCTCAACATCTAGCGTCGCAAAATTCATGGCGCCCAATGTGCCCGCGTAAAAGGCATCCACGATGAACAGCATCCACCACGTCCGTCTCCAACATTCTACCAACACTGGGTCCTGACATCCATTCTCTGTGGCAAACTCTTGACGGGGCATTCCAAGTCGTAGGGTAAGTTGAATGGCAGCATCCATTTCCCGTTTTGAGTCTTCTTTGTATCCATGCCAGAAAAGCGCTATTGAGTACAAGAGGCGGCATTGTACCATGACCGGGTCGTTTGGTGATGCTTGTAAGAAACAGAGTTCGACAAAGTCTTTGAACGAGGCGGACCACTGCTTGGAGTCATAAATGTGGCCGATGAACCGCACGACAGCGACCAACGGCTTGAAACTGGCCTCTCTGCCCGGGTCTTGGCAAAGCTTGATCAAGTGTCTTTTAGGGAGGATGAAAGGATGAAACCTGTGGAAGTCCTTGTAGTATAGGTTGACGAGAGCATCATTCTCGATGTCCTGGACTTGAACCTGGGGTGTTGTTGGCGGTGTTTGGCGAGAGAAgccctcatcaagaccaaaTCCGCCTAATATGCTAGGATCATCAGGGATTGTGAAACCAGGCGACAACAGCAGAGGCTCCGAATTCTGCCCGGCCGGGGCCTGGGGCTGTGGGATTTTTACTGGAGCTGGCTCAACGCTGCCCAGAGACGGTAGACCCTCCGCCGCGGCGAGTCGTTGGCGCCGTTCTGCCAATGCCGCGCGATCCAGACCACCTCTGCGAGAGCGGGCGTAGAGGCACTCCCTAGTAGCTTCAGCACATCGAGTGCATTCTGGTTTCTTGCCATCGCATTTGAGGTGGCGTGCGCGACATGGCAGACACGCCAAAGAAGAGCGAGTGGCTCTGCTATTTCGAGCTGGGACGTCGCTGTTGGAAGAACTCATTAGGCCGGGCTATGAGGTCATACGGTGTTGCTTTGGCCTGGGATGATGTTGTCCGGTCTAACTTTGAAGGGGCTGAGTATGGGAACCCGGGTACTCGGGTATCCGATGGGTACCCGGTCCCCACCGGCCGGAGCCCGGGATAATTGGTTGCCCGATTAGGCTATCTCCGGAGATGCAAAGCGtcttgatgaagacgaaCAACTCTGGGATAGAGTACAAGGcaagatattataaaagttcAGGGCAGTTTTGTACAGATAGATCATCCAAATCGCAATACAAATTTTTCTGTTCCAGTACTACACCACTATCACCATTACCTTCAACACTCATCACCATGCCAAGCAAGATTGTCATCATTGGTGCCGGCTTTGCAGGCGTCTGGAGCGCTCTCTCAGCTCAGCgtctcatcaacctcaagggcaaggaaaAGAATGTCGAGATTCTTGTCATTTCCCCAGAGCCATCCTTGGTCATGCGTCCAAGACTCTACGAGGCCAACGCTGCCAGCATGAACTACCCGCTCAGCGATCTATTCGGCTCTGCGGGCGTCAAGTTCTTGCAAGGAACTGTCGATACCATCCAGATCGAAACACACACCGTCAAAGTCCGGACTGCTTCTGGTGGCGAGGACAGTGTGCAATACGACCGACTCATCCTCGCAGCGGGGAGCGCAGTCGTGAGACCTCGTGGAGTTACGGGGCTTGAGGAACATGCATTCGACATTGACACTCTGACCTCGGCTACCAAACTTGAATCCCATCTCGAGGGTCTTACATCGCTTCCGCCAAGCCCTGCCCGTGATACCATCGTCGTGTGCGGTGGCGGCTTCACTGGCATCGAGCTTGCGGCCGAACTCCCCAAGCGGCTTAGCCAGCATAAAGGCGCCCGTATCATTCTGGTTGAAAGCGCAGATGAAGTTGGCCCGGAACTCGGACCAGGTCCGCGTCCCACCATTCTCAAGGCCCTGAAAGACCTCAACATCGAAATCAAGCTCGGATCTCGAGTCGCAGCTGTTGACTCCAAGGGCGTAACTCTGGCTTCTGGCGAGCGTATTGAGACTTTGACGGCCATCTGGACTGCAGGCCAGAGAGCTACGCCTCTCACGGAGCAGATTCCCGGGGTCAAAGACTCGCTTTCTCGTCTTCATGTTGACGAAAACCTCCGTGTTCCGTCAAGCGAGGACGTTTTCGCCACAGGAGACGCTGCTTATGCGCTTGCCGATACAAAGGGCCATTATGCCTTGATGTCTTGCCAGCATGCACTTGCACTCGGCCGTGTATCGGGCCACAATGCTGCCGCAGACCTACTCAACGAACCCAATGTGGCATATTCGCAGCCTGGCTACAATTGCTGTCTGGACCTTGGAGGCTGGGGTGCGGTGGTTTCTCGAGGCTGGGATAGAAACGAGCAGATTACCGGAGACCTAGCGAAACGAGGCAAGGCCTTCATCAACCAGAAGGTCATCTATCCTCCCGAGAATGTGGAAGAGGCCATTCTTGCGGCTGACCCTGCTACTCCAACTGGGGATGCGCATTTTAAGATTCTTCTTGAAGCTATGGCCTAGGCGGTCTATGTATGAGGAGTCACATTTCCCGTGTGCCTCCATCttgtgttgatgttggacaTTCGTTCAAATAGATCTAGATATATAGACTAGACAGATTAAAGGGGCACTCACTACTATGCATACATGGCATATTTCCAATATATAAATAGGTCTCTGATTACACACTCACGCTGCTTGAACAAATCGTCTAGCTTCTGATATTAAAAGTGTGGGAGTGaatgttgatggtggtcaCCTCCCAGGTCTTACCACCGTCAGTTGTGTGCAATCCCGAGGAGTCGGCTTCGTTGATACCCAATGTGTTTCCAAATGACTTGTCGGCCTCGTTCAAGATGATGGTTGTGTCAAGGTATTCTAGCTTCCATTAGCTGCGCCTACTGCGAGTATGAATACCAGGAACTTACGATGGGCCGCTACCGTGCCGACGCAAGCATCGTCTTGACACTCAACAGCGGTGCCCCAACCCTCGGCGTGACCAGAGGCTATATTGTGTCAGTGGTCTACACATTCAGGTCCAATCTTTGTTACTTACAAGTTGAGAGGGACGAGATAACAGAGCCACCAACTGTGACGGTCTGGTCGTATTTACCGGTAGAGTCATTATAGACGTCTAACATCATATTAACTTCATGGCAGGTAAGGGGTCGGGTTGAACACACAGTGAATGGTGAGCTTGGTGCCAGCCTTGGCTGGAACTTGCTTGCCACCGAGTTGTTCTCCTACTTCAATCAGTCCTGGGTTCCCTTATCAAGATAAACGCGACTGTAGGCTACCTTGCAGCGTGCTGGCCCATGTGCACCATTGCCCAGCGCTTGCACCACATTCCCTAACTTGAAGTCAATTATTCCGCTCACTGCCAGACATTCTCGGGTTTCACTAACCGCTTAGGGTCCGAAAACGCAACAGCGAGAGCCTGGATAAGATCACCACCACTTGTTCCCATGCCGGGCCACAGAGCAAGGCGGTCCTTGGGAGGGTTGGGAACCTTGGGCAAGACAAGTGTCGTGGTGGCTTCACGGATCCATGACTTTGTCGGGCCCAGAGAGAATGCAGGACCAAAGCCCACAATGTTCTGGCAACTCgccagctggaggaggccgagaagaccgAGAGACGTCGAAAGCTGCATGTTGGCCTGATTAATGCAATGTTGTCCTTGTGAATTATTGTTGCTGGCTGTGAGAGTGAAGAATAGGTGTGAGGGACTCAACTTGATATATCCAAATGCTTTCAAGGCAGGCCTGTTACAATTTACGAGGCGGAGAATCACTACATAGGATTCCACCTATCAAGCCTTGGCGCGCATAGTTGTTTCATGCCATCCATGGTGGGGTGTCCTCCGTGCTAATAAGTCAAGTGCCGATATTCCGATCAGTCTGGTGTTTTGAGGAACCCCCTAGTCGACTCCTGTTACAGGCTGTTTCCCCAATTTTGCAAATGGCACAAGCTCCGGTGCCGAAACAGGTGAAGGTAGCACTGTAATCTTGGATTCTGACGTTTCAAGACCCATGAGCCCTTTTGATGGTCTGCTTGTCAGATGCGGCTCGGGCAAACGATATTGTCCGAAGAAATGGTGTCGAAGCTCACTGTGTTGCCACGAATGAGAAACGGCCTcctggcctggctggtgGAGTCGTTTACCAGTGGAAAGGCATTGTATTCTCGTATAGAGATTGTGTAGCATCGGGCTAACTGATATAGCCCTGTCCCTTCTTTTGGAAGGGGACTTTTGCCGCCATGTAGCCCGCGGTGATAAGGAGAGACGATTGACAGCAGACTTCAGAGAGCGAAAGCTACCATTCGATCTTGACGGCTATGTCGAGGGACTTCATTTTACTGTAGACCATGAAGGGAATATTCGAAGCATACGAGTTCATGGCTGCCCAGGAAATTTCCGCAAAGACTCGTTGTCTGTTTTCCATGAGTTGATTCTGGTGCTAGTACCCTGGCGTTGTCCTGTCATCGAGGCTTTTACTCCGAGAATCGTAACAACACACTTGGAACAGTCTAGCTTGGACCCATCGACAAGGACAGAATAACTCGCCAATACACAACCATGGCCTTCTCACTATAGTACACGTGTGATGCTGTTCCAGACTACTCTGCGTGTTTTGGCATCCGCTTAACCGTATCTGCAAGCCATTGACGTACCAAGACAACTGTGCACTTGCCTCTTCCTAGCTTCCATTTACGTCTGCTGCGTGGGTGCACTGTGGCTGGCCTTGTGTTAGACAAGCAACGACGCGTATTTTACGCACGCCACATGGCACCTGACGCAGCGACCGTAGCTTCAACCATTCAGGCGGAAGAGATTGTATACATTACTAGCGACCATGACCAAGCTTTGGGCTTCTGCTATACGGTCCAGTTGCAAGTCATTGACTTTGGGTTCCAGTCCTGTTAGACTGGTCCCAATCAAGGTTATTTGAGAAACATTTCGCTTTAAGGTTAATGCATCCTATCAGATGTCTATCAAAGATGGGCGCAGTCTCTGTTTCATAAAGCAATTACGCGTCTGCCTCTATTTCTGGTGCAAAGACGTTCAGCTGTTGTCTGTCCCAGCCACGAAAATGTCACTACGTAACGCGCTGCGTAATCTGCTGCATGAGCTGACTGCCCAATCGTAAAGAGGCTTATTTGGATCTTCTAAGATGCGAGTCTAGTCCAATCAGCATCAGGATGCCGCCAACGGGCTAAGGCTTTTCTCCAATAAGAGGCTAATTAATTACCCCGAAGCCCGACTTGCAAGGCACAATGGTCCATAATGGCTGAAGGAATGATCGTGTAGTCGAACGGTGATTTTCGAATGAAAGCAAATATTGTCAAACAGAGCTAGAGGTGCCATAGAATGGCATAAAGACTCGAAGATGTCCCTTTGGACTTGGCCATCACACTGTGCCTATCAATCTAACCCTACGAGATCTTCTAATTGGACTTGTTGAACCCTTTCTAGCCTTCTCAAATCATTACTCTATCATTCACCATGGTCAAATCGGATCGTCCTCCTGCCAATGCCTTTGTGGCTGCTGCTCGCAAGATCTATAACCCCATCGGCTTCTCCAAGGGCTACAACTTTGTCTTATTCTTCGTCTTTGCAGGAGCATTGATGGGGTTTTCTCTTGCCAGGCTGCAGTATCTCGACTATGATGGGACCTTTTGTGGAAAAGATGGCCAAGCCGGCATTGGTGAATGCTACTTTTCCGGCAGAGGAACTCCCAGAATTGGTCTCTTGATGCATCTTGCTACGATCCTTCCCGCCGGGCTACTCGTATGCTTTCAGTTTGTTCCAGCAATTCGGCACAAAGTCATACTCTTCCATCGAATTAATGGCTACATAATTCTGGTTCTATCGCTCATCAGTACTGTTGGTGCTCTTATGGCCGCCAGGCATGCCTTCGGAGGGGGCTTGGAAACTCAGCTTGGGGTTGGGTTCGTGGGGATCGCATTCATCACATGTCTGTTCTTGGCGTGgatcaacatcaagaggcTACAACTGGAACAACATCGAGCTTGGATGCTTCGAGGCTGGTTCTACGTATGTCATGGCTCATGAGTTCCCTTCTGTGCTAACACATGACAATCTCAGGCCTCGAGCATTATCACACTTCGAATCATCATGATTATCATGGCCTCTATCATAGGGTCAAGCAACGATTACTTTCAACCTAGGATGTGTGCCCAGATCGACTATGTTCTTGGGGAATCCGACACAAGAGCAAGCTACCCCGATTGCGACAGTTTCTATACAGGAAAGGACTTGGACAAGCAGGTTCTGGTCAAGGCCGATATGGGCGATGGGAGCTCTGATATGGAAGTTGGCGcttctcttggccttgcctttGGTCCAGCACTATGGTTGGCGTTTGTTATCCACGCGATAGGAATCGAGATCTATGTATGTTCTCACTTCCCTCGTCTCTGAGTGCAATCCGCACTCGACGCACCGGATTACTGACCATCTTATAGCTGCGACTGACGCCCATTGAGCATGAGAGGTTGAGAAACATATCCCACCTCAGACAACAGGAGGCCGGGATGAATCAtcctggaagagctggacTGACAGCCGACCGACTTGGTGATGCTACAATTTGGAGGCCTGTAGATTCCACGAGGGCACCTGATGAGGTTACACGACTGAACAAGTAACTCTCCGATGCGCGGTGTCAGCGGAATATCCGTAATTCAGGACAGAATATGGGTCCTCAGTCAGAGATTGggtcaagatgagatgataAAGAAGCTACAAGGCCTCGTATATTCTTGTATCAGCGGACACCCTCTTCAAAGGTCATTATGAGTGCTGCAGCTCCGATTACCAGGCCATCGATTGGATAGAATGGCTTTCATGTTCAGTTTCCCTTGTTCCCTCTGTTTTCTGTTCTTCGTCTTTTCTCTATTTAGTCTTCATAGCACAAATGGGTGGGCTACTCTTGAACAGACAGCCTGGCGCGGTGACAAGATCGCAAAAAAATCACCATAATGGAAAGCTCATCATCTACCGGCAGGCTTGTGCAGGACGTAAAGCCAAGGATGGATGCTAACTAAtccatcaacagcaccacCTCAGCCCCTTGTTGTTGCAGCAGTAGGGTGGATGATCTGCAAGTCGGTCTGGTGGGCAGCCACGTACGTCTGCCCTAAAGAGATGAGTGCAGAAATTGCGGTTTCAAGACGATCCACCCAGAAGGGGCATGGATTCAAGGCTATAGCCCAGCCATGAACAATGGAGTTATCGATGGGTGATAAATGCGTTTTGGGCGTTTTTGTCGCTCAAACACTAGTCATTGGTATCAATCTGTACAAGATATCTCTGCCTGAGTATCAGTCTACGATGCTACGTCTTGCTGTGGCCATAGTCTCGACTAGCGAAAAACAGGAAGCGCATAGCGCGGCAACATTTCCATGCTGACATGACACGGAGTAGACTTCTGCAATTGTCATGCAGCTGTGGGAACCCTGCATATTCATGACTCGACAGCCAAGATTCTGCGGGCCGAGGCTCTTCAATGGTCTCGAATTGACGCATCGTGACTGGATATACCAGCACCCGGGACCTGTACGAGACCCCTTCAGGAACCCAGGCTCATCCCTGCCATCTATGATCGACATCCGAGAACAAATCACGATGGATTCATTCGCTTCCCAAGTCCCACAAGGCCTATTCTAAAGGCCCATCGCATCCCCGGCCGCTTCGTAGACGGTGGAGAGATGTCCCAGCTTAGGCATGCATATGTTgtatcagcagcagcacagTTGTCTCTTGCATTGCCTAATGTTCAGTTTAAAACCTGGGGGGCGGCATCAACCCTACGATGGACAAGCGTTTGCAAGTCCAAATCTCAACGCTACCAGAGCACGAAATGCTGGTCAACACGAGTCTTGAAGTCACTCTGGCTGAGCTCCATGGCAGCCAAGCTTTGGCCATTCTCATAAAGATCTTGGCTGTTAGCTATGTCTCCTACCTCACTCTATGGCTCGTCTATGCTCTTTTCTTATCCAACCTGCGCAAGGTCCCAGGGCCTTTTCTCGCCAAGCTGACTGGTCTGtgggaggtcaagaaggtgGTCGCAGGAAACATGCATGGAATCATGGTTGACCTGCACAAGACTTACGGTACCATACCAATAATGCTCAGCTATTCTCTTGAACGCGATTCAGTAGACACTAAACTAGCTTGAGCCAGGTCCTATCGTGCAGATTGCGCCCAACCGATACGACTTCAACACGCCCGAAGCTGTCAAGACCATCTACCGCATTGGTAACGCCTTTACGAAGTCTCGCTATTACGAGCCATTTGGTACCCCTGATTTCCATAATCTGATGAACGCATTAGACAACAAGGACCATGCAGCCTTGCGAAAGCAGATCGCATCCCTGTATACCATGTCGGCTTTGTTGTCTTATGAGCACTCTGTCGATGCCCAGACAGCCATTCTAATGGA is from Fusarium keratoplasticum isolate Fu6.1 chromosome 11, whole genome shotgun sequence and encodes:
- a CDS encoding Zn(2)-C6 fungal-type domain-containing protein, producing the protein MSSSNSDVPARNSRATRSSLACLPCRARHLKCDGKKPECTRCAEATRECLYARSRRGGLDRAALAERRQRLAAAEGLPSLGSVEPAPVKIPQPQAPAGQNSEPLLLSPGFTIPDDPSILGGFGLDEGFSRQTPPTTPQVQVQDIENDALVNLYYKDFHRFHPFILPKRHLIKLCQDPGREASFKPLVAVVRFIGHIYDSKQWSASFKDFVELCFLQASPNDPVMVQCRLLYSIALFWHGYKEDSKREMDAAIQLTLRLGMPRQEFATENGCQDPVLVECWRRTWWMLFIVDAFYAGTLGAMNFATLDVEATVELPCEESEYESGEIPEPKTLEEFECREFASDDTSFSSFAYLIGAVRCAALAISIAPKVAVKEASTQVIEAADSVVDAWLLLLPKDDKQVISKTGLIDELMFQAHLVIHVATIGLHRPLSDLRFNAIESVSSCARDPPADSPTPDLINVHTIRVLRSVEAQIRLLALPARPFNHTPFITCMVSEGTLALLSACNFLHKGKELAIARDQIRMTIGCLKALGEVWPRTARNVREIQMIARHVLGLGPKSTKGNTPQSTGVPSLSGGEGQEIPGSEGGQLSSDDDILASLANMDTVCGWYSSSDFATDISWWTGQ
- a CDS encoding Pyr-redox-2 domain-containing protein — protein: MPSKIVIIGAGFAGVWSALSAQRLINLKGKEKNVEILVISPEPSLVMRPRLYEANAASMNYPLSDLFGSAGVKFLQGTVDTIQIETHTVKVRTASGGEDSVQYDRLILAAGSAVVRPRGVTGLEEHAFDIDTLTSATKLESHLEGLTSLPPSPARDTIVVCGGGFTGIELAAELPKRLSQHKGARIILVESADEVGPELGPGPRPTILKALKDLNIEIKLGSRVAAVDSKGVTLASGERIETLTAIWTAGQRATPLTEQIPGVKDSLSRLHVDENLRVPSSEDVFATGDAAYALADTKGHYALMSCQHALALGRVSGHNAAADLLNEPNVAYSQPGYNCCLDLGGWGAVVSRGWDRNEQITGDLAKRGKAFINQKVIYPPENVEEAILAADPATPTGDAHFKILLEAMA